In a genomic window of Telopea speciosissima isolate NSW1024214 ecotype Mountain lineage chromosome 5, Tspe_v1, whole genome shotgun sequence:
- the LOC122662137 gene encoding protein FAR1-RELATED SEQUENCE 5-like, translating to MDIAMETSSESSSTSKYSGDKEGNIPDSTSLNGQGLLVPEVSLEEATNIQESLEQIAKRKERMNDVNDAVVSEEAQELELDVPSIGKVFDSAEQAYDFYNWYAGKIGFRVRKGRSEKTRKGIVRQRTFECSKEGHRKVDHRTRNVRKSRPNTRTGCKARMVVKLTKDGIWMVTEIVREHNHPLVAESNPFLPTPQRVVKPVQAVKVARIDNSWISPTERCNTLCEEVGGHENHLRIKRMKDLKDGDIQVLLEYLENKKLEDPMFFHSVQVDHEDKMTNFFWVDARSVQNYFCFGDVVYFNATNNLHKYGRPFAPFVGVNHHRQTVFFGAALLLDETTESFIWLFHTFLKAVSGRAPKTIVTGQHAAIAKAIAIVMPKTCHRFCLWHIYLDAARNLSVAYTDCFSKRFKNIVYGPETEEEFFPAWDGLLKEFNLEGDQWLKYLFEIREKWALVYGRESFCADMTTTQQSESTDSFLKRYLKRKYNLWRFLKRYEKAMERQRLDELTEDFNSNQTVPRLWADVAMLKEAAKEYTKSMYSMFEEEYKRWIACDCDIFEEVGPACVYKVTEESKSGERLVLFDSSNNTVVCSCKKFEFMGIQCRHVVKVLNERKIRTLPPQYILKRWSKSAKFGIVNNSDGVVVKDYCKAIPGSRYSDLCRQSVCLAIKAANSEKATLMVMETLRELHEKVEEILREEARPKPKTSALFHGDTISPRVSGIQEKDDGGPSGRIVSFCGE from the coding sequence ATGGATATTGCAATGGAGACTAGTAGTGAAAGTAGCTCAACTAGTAAATATTCAGGAGATAAAGAAGGCAATATACCTGATTCTACATCTTTAAATGGGCAAGGACTACTAGTTCCTGAGGTGAGCCTTGAAGAGGCAACAAACATCCAAGAAAGCCTTGAACAAAttgcaaaaaggaaagagaggatgAATGATGTCAATGATGCAGTTGTTTCAGAAGAAGCTCAAGAGTTAGAATTGGATGTTCCTTCAATTGGCAAGGTGTTTGACTCTGCTGAACAAGCATATGATTTTTATAATTGGTATGCTGGAAAAATTGGTTTTAGGGTTCGAAAAGGCCGTTCAGAAAAAACACGAAAGGGCATTGTACGGCAAAGAACATTTGAATGCTCAAAAGAAGGTCACCGAAAAGTGGATCATCGGACCCGTAATGTGAGGAAGAGTCGTCCAAATACAAGAACTGGTTGTAAAGCTCGAATGGTGGTAAAACTCACAAAGGATGGGATATGGATGGTTACTGAAATTGTGCGTGAGCATAATCATCCCCTTGTTGCAGAATCAAATCCATTTTTGCCTACGCCGCAGAGGGTTGTGAAACCTGTACAGGCTGTTAAAGTTGCAAGAATCGATAATTCATGGATCTCACCTACAGAAAGATGTAACACTTTATGTGAGGAAGTTGGAGGGCATGAAAATCATTTGCGTATCAAGCGTATGAAGGACCTTAAAGATGGAGATATTCAAGTTTTATTGGAGTATTTGGAAAATAAGAAATTAGAAGATCCAATGTTCTTTCACAGTGTGCAAGTTGACCACGAAGataaaatgacaaattttttttgggtggatgcAAGGTCGGTCCAAAACTACTTTTGCTTTGGTGACGTTGTTTACTTTAATGCAACAAATAATTTACATAAGTATGGTCGGCCATTTGCACCGTTTGTTGGCGTAAATCACCACAGGCAAACTGTCTTTTTTGGTGCTGCATTGCTTTTGGATGAAACAACCGAATCTTTTATTTGGTTGTTTCACACATTTTTAAAAGCTGTGTCTGGGCGAGCACCAAAGACAATTGTTACAGGTCAGCATGCTGCTATTGCTAAAGCTATTGCCATTGTAATGCCAAAGACATGTCATCGCTTTTGTTTGTGGCATATTTATCTTGATGCTGCAAGAAACCTCTCTGTTGCTTATACAGATTGTTTCAGTAAAAGGTTCAAGAATATCGTATATGGTCCTGAAACTGAAGAGGAATTTTTTCCGGCTTGGGATGGGTTGTTAAAGGAGTTCAATCTTGAGGGAGACCAATGGTTAAAATACTTATTTGAAATTCGAGAGAAATGGGCTCTAGTGTATGGAAGAGAATCCTTTTGTGCAGACATGACAACAACTCAACAAAGTGAGAGTACTGATAGTTTCTTAAAGAGGTacttgaaaagaaaatacaatctTTGGCGATTTCTTAAGCGATATGAGAAAGCAATGGAACGGCAACGCTTAGATGAGTTAACTGAAGATTTTAACTCCAATCAAACTGTCCCTAGATTATGGGCTGATGTGGCGATGTTGAAGGAAGCAGCCAAAGAATACACAAAGAGCATGTATTCCATGTTCGAAGAAGAATATAAAAGGTGGATTGCCTGTGATTGTGACATTTTTGAGGAGGTAGGACCTGCTTGCGTGTATAAAGTAACTGAAGAAAGCAAAAGTGGTGAAAGATTGGTCTTATTCGACTCCTCTAACAACACAGTTGTATGCAGTTGTAAAAAATTTGAGTTCATGGGCATTCAATGCAGACATGTGGTAAAAGTACTTAATGAGAGAAAGATCCGTACACTTCCACCCCAATATATATTGAAGAGATGGTCAAAATCTGCTAAGTTTGGGATTGTAAACAACAGTGATGGAGTTGTTGTTAAAGATTATTGTAAGGCAATCCCAGGTTCTCGGTATAGTGATTTGTGCCGCCAAAGTGTTTGCCTTGCAATAAAGGCTGCCAATAGTGAGAAGGCTACCTTAATGGTGATGGAAACTTTGAGAGAGTTACATGAAAAAGTAGAAGAAATTTTGAGAGAAGAAGCAAGACCAAAACCTAAAACAAGTGCCTTATTCCATGGCGATACAATATCTCCAAGAGTAAGTGGAATTCAAGAAAAGGATGATGGTGGGCCAAGTGGCAGAATAGTAAGCTTTTGTGGAGAATGA